Proteins encoded together in one Catalinimonas alkaloidigena window:
- a CDS encoding SDR family NAD(P)-dependent oxidoreductase: protein MTPTLPLLHNQVALVTGAGQGIGFAIARLLAQHGASVLLNDLDETLATRAATAIQQAGGTCHPLAGDVSDVAFLQHMVDEAVRQFGSLTIAVANAGITLFGNFFAYQPEALDRVMQVNLRGTFFLAQAAARQMRQQQRGGSLLFMSSVTGHQAHENLAAYGMTKAGIEMLAKSLVVELSPLGITVNAIAPGATATERTLEDATYEQTWARLTPMGRPATVDDIAQAALFLVSPHARHITGQSLVIDGGWSSVSPSPY, encoded by the coding sequence ATGACACCTACGCTCCCTCTGCTGCACAACCAAGTCGCCCTCGTGACGGGCGCGGGTCAGGGCATCGGCTTTGCCATTGCCCGCCTGCTGGCCCAACACGGCGCATCCGTCCTCCTGAACGACCTCGACGAAACGCTGGCCACCCGAGCCGCCACCGCGATCCAACAGGCAGGCGGGACCTGTCATCCGCTGGCAGGCGACGTGTCGGACGTGGCCTTTCTCCAGCACATGGTCGACGAAGCGGTGCGGCAGTTCGGGTCGCTGACCATCGCCGTCGCCAACGCGGGCATTACGCTGTTCGGCAACTTCTTCGCGTACCAACCCGAAGCCCTCGACCGGGTGATGCAGGTCAACCTGCGCGGCACATTTTTCCTGGCGCAGGCAGCGGCCCGGCAAATGCGCCAACAACAACGCGGTGGCAGTCTCCTCTTTATGTCGTCGGTAACGGGCCACCAGGCCCACGAGAATCTGGCAGCCTACGGCATGACGAAAGCGGGCATCGAGATGCTGGCGAAAAGTCTGGTCGTCGAGCTGTCGCCCCTGGGCATCACGGTCAATGCTATTGCGCCCGGCGCCACCGCCACGGAACGTACGCTGGAAGATGCTACCTACGAACAAACGTGGGCGCGCCTCACTCCGATGGGACGCCCCGCTACGGTCGACGACATTGCGCAGGCCGCGCTGTTCCTCGTCTCGCCCCACGCCCGGCACATCACCGGCCAGAGCCTCGTCATCGACGGCGGCTGGTCTTCGGTAAGTCCCTCGCCGTATTGA
- a CDS encoding MBL fold metallo-hydrolase, with product MKQIKPHFYLVENTSASHVYLLQLPDHTILIDTSFPGKTETILMQLQEIGITPDQVTDILLTHHDVDHIGNAKELKELCGATLWAPQLDVPYIQRERKWYGTRRMIELTVRWHAPHVDEIYTEGAKLFDAIQVLSTPGHTPGHVSFLWEEVLIAGDLVMTGSDGKISLLPGFLTWDKGILHKSVRETGALSFQWVCPGHGDPTTRDDKWARILE from the coding sequence ATGAAACAGATCAAACCGCACTTTTACCTCGTCGAAAACACCAGCGCGAGCCACGTCTACCTTTTGCAACTTCCCGACCATACGATTCTGATCGATACCTCTTTTCCGGGCAAAACGGAGACGATTCTGATGCAGCTCCAGGAAATCGGCATCACGCCCGATCAGGTGACCGACATTCTGTTGACCCACCACGACGTCGACCACATCGGCAACGCCAAAGAGTTGAAGGAACTGTGCGGCGCGACATTGTGGGCCCCGCAACTGGACGTGCCCTACATCCAACGCGAGCGGAAATGGTACGGCACACGCCGGATGATCGAGCTGACCGTGCGCTGGCACGCGCCCCACGTCGACGAAATTTATACGGAAGGCGCAAAGCTGTTCGATGCGATTCAGGTGCTGTCGACGCCCGGCCATACGCCGGGGCACGTCTCGTTTCTGTGGGAAGAGGTGCTGATTGCGGGCGATCTGGTGATGACCGGAAGCGACGGAAAAATTTCCCTGTTGCCGGGTTTCCTGACCTGGGACAAAGGGATTCTGCACAAATCGGTGCGGGAAACCGGCGCTCTGTCGTTTCAATGGGTATGTCCCGGCCACGGCGACCCCACCACGCGCGACGACAAGTGGGCGCGGATTTTAGAATAA
- a CDS encoding alpha/beta hydrolase-fold protein, with the protein MVNHSSPQPPTLPDPMHFSRNTWLLLLAWLVAVPAFAQRLPAGPQVLTIFSDIDDTEQPYALYLPPNYDESKAYPFVMMLHGAGSNHRLALRRVFGKSNEEGATDVETSRVFPDWKAVDYIVAAPFARGTTGYQGIAEQDVMDILADVKKRFRIDENRMYLTGLSMGGGGSLWIGLTRPDLWAAIAPVCPAPPQGTEVFAPNVLNVPMHFFQGGADPVVKPEGTRQWVENLKQLGTQVTYKEFPGVQHDSWVQAYQDEFIFDWFRQFTRNPYPDRVRFATDRYAYNGAYWVTLDQLTTGTPSEIDVQFTAPNTLEVTTHNLNAFTLQLADHPKFNAGAPLALSIDGKKLKKVPAAGTLHLSKQDKGKWAVAPYTAPAMAKQPGAEGPISAAFAERHVYVYGTADDPTPEELQKRMAMAQKAADWSTYRGEFLGRVMVFPRVLADKDVRPSDFAEANLILFGTQETNRIIAQYSDQLPLQLDPGASDLGLLYVYPVQGHYVVVNSGLPWWANQEASGMPFVPSVQRLLGGFKDFVLFKGSADQVVTDGYFDQHWQLPAEAAAAMQATHSVAVTP; encoded by the coding sequence ATGGTAAACCACTCGAGTCCTCAACCCCCTACGCTCCCCGATCCGATGCATTTCTCCCGAAACACGTGGCTTCTGCTGCTGGCCTGGCTGGTGGCAGTGCCCGCCTTTGCGCAACGGCTGCCTGCCGGACCGCAGGTGCTGACCATCTTCTCCGACATCGACGACACCGAACAACCCTACGCGTTGTACCTGCCTCCGAACTACGACGAATCCAAAGCGTATCCGTTTGTGATGATGCTGCACGGCGCGGGCTCCAACCACCGGCTGGCGCTGCGGCGTGTGTTTGGCAAAAGCAACGAAGAAGGCGCCACCGACGTGGAAACGTCGCGCGTTTTCCCCGACTGGAAAGCGGTCGACTACATCGTAGCGGCTCCGTTTGCGCGGGGCACCACCGGCTACCAGGGCATTGCGGAACAGGACGTGATGGACATTCTGGCCGATGTAAAAAAGCGTTTCCGAATCGACGAAAACCGCATGTACCTGACGGGCCTCTCGATGGGCGGCGGCGGTTCGCTCTGGATTGGGCTGACACGGCCCGACCTCTGGGCGGCCATTGCGCCGGTGTGTCCCGCGCCGCCGCAGGGCACCGAGGTGTTTGCGCCCAACGTGCTGAACGTGCCGATGCACTTTTTCCAGGGGGGAGCCGACCCGGTGGTGAAGCCGGAAGGGACGCGGCAGTGGGTCGAAAACCTGAAGCAACTCGGCACACAGGTGACGTACAAGGAGTTTCCCGGCGTGCAGCACGACAGTTGGGTGCAGGCCTATCAGGACGAATTTATCTTCGACTGGTTCCGGCAGTTTACCCGCAACCCCTACCCCGACCGCGTGCGCTTCGCGACCGACCGGTATGCATACAACGGTGCCTATTGGGTGACGCTGGACCAACTCACGACTGGCACGCCATCGGAAATCGACGTGCAGTTCACCGCGCCCAACACGCTGGAAGTCACGACCCACAACCTGAATGCCTTTACGTTGCAACTGGCCGACCATCCGAAATTCAACGCCGGGGCGCCGCTGGCGCTGTCCATCGACGGCAAGAAACTGAAAAAAGTGCCGGCAGCCGGAACACTCCACCTGTCGAAACAGGACAAGGGCAAATGGGCCGTTGCACCCTACACCGCACCGGCGATGGCCAAACAACCCGGGGCGGAAGGCCCGATCAGCGCGGCTTTTGCCGAACGCCACGTGTACGTTTACGGTACGGCCGACGACCCCACGCCGGAAGAGTTGCAAAAGCGGATGGCGATGGCCCAGAAAGCCGCCGACTGGTCTACGTACCGGGGCGAATTTCTGGGGCGGGTGATGGTGTTTCCACGCGTGCTGGCCGACAAAGACGTGCGCCCGAGCGACTTCGCAGAAGCAAACCTGATTTTGTTCGGAACCCAGGAAACCAACCGCATCATCGCGCAGTACAGCGATCAATTACCGCTGCAACTCGATCCCGGCGCCAGCGATTTAGGACTTCTATACGTCTATCCTGTACAGGGGCACTACGTGGTCGTGAATTCCGGCCTGCCGTGGTGGGCGAACCAGGAGGCGTCGGGGATGCCGTTTGTGCCGTCGGTACAACGTCTGCTGGGCGGATTCAAAGATTTTGTGCTTTTCAAAGGCTCGGCCGATCAGGTCGTGACCGACGGGTATTTCGACCAGCACTGGCAACTTCCCGCCGAAGCCGCCGCGGCAATGCAAGCCACGCACTCTGTGGCCGTCACCCCGTAA
- a CDS encoding DoxX family protein, whose amino-acid sequence MNKLFASTPSASAVHVGLLLLRLTLGGLVLTHGFPKFTKLLSGDLGFMDPIGLGAEFSFILVVIAEFLCALLVLIGLGTRLAAIPLIINFTVIFFIVHSADEFGRKELPLLFLLLSLILLITGSGRYSVDAALDKSPTSRKAW is encoded by the coding sequence ATGAACAAACTGTTCGCCTCTACCCCTTCGGCCTCGGCGGTACACGTCGGCCTGTTGCTGCTCCGCCTTACCCTGGGCGGGCTGGTGCTTACGCACGGCTTCCCGAAATTCACCAAACTGCTGTCGGGCGACCTGGGCTTTATGGACCCGATTGGCCTCGGTGCCGAATTCTCGTTCATTCTTGTGGTCATAGCCGAGTTTCTCTGCGCCCTGCTGGTGCTGATCGGCCTGGGCACACGGCTGGCCGCGATTCCGCTCATCATCAACTTCACGGTGATTTTCTTCATCGTGCACAGTGCCGACGAATTCGGCCGGAAAGAACTGCCGCTTCTGTTTCTGCTGCTGAGCCTCATCCTGCTGATTACGGGCAGCGGCCGCTACTCCGTCGATGCTGCCCTCGACAAATCGCCCACTTCCCGCAAAGCATGGTAA
- a CDS encoding NUDIX hydrolase, translating into MTQDTDPLLYDGHKRYHPGLSVDCVIFGFHDNQLKVLLLKMSHTDQRWALPGGFVLKDEDVESAAHHVLQSRTGLDNIFLRQFYLFGEVERSDRELNRKMLQGRGVDPHEDHWLLQRFITIGYYALVDFTKALPRPDELSDACDWWDFHNLPPLMMDHARILQKALEALRQQLNREPIGYNLLPEKFTMPELQKLYETILGKTLDRRNFQRKMLAYGILERLNERRSGGAHKAPYLYRFDLASYHKALEEGFSGGW; encoded by the coding sequence GTGACTCAAGACACCGACCCTCTACTCTACGACGGACACAAGCGCTACCACCCCGGACTTTCCGTCGATTGCGTGATTTTTGGTTTTCACGACAACCAGCTCAAAGTACTCTTGTTGAAGATGTCGCACACCGACCAGCGGTGGGCGCTCCCCGGGGGCTTTGTGCTGAAGGACGAGGACGTAGAGTCGGCGGCGCACCACGTACTGCAGTCGCGTACGGGGCTCGACAACATTTTTCTGCGTCAGTTTTACCTGTTCGGCGAAGTGGAACGCAGCGACCGGGAACTCAACCGCAAGATGTTGCAGGGGCGGGGCGTCGACCCTCACGAAGACCATTGGCTCCTGCAGCGGTTCATCACGATTGGCTACTACGCACTGGTCGATTTCACCAAAGCACTGCCCCGTCCCGACGAACTGTCCGACGCCTGCGACTGGTGGGATTTTCACAACCTGCCGCCTCTGATGATGGACCACGCGCGCATCCTCCAGAAAGCGCTGGAAGCCCTCCGGCAGCAACTGAACCGGGAGCCCATCGGCTACAACCTCCTGCCCGAAAAGTTCACGATGCCCGAGCTGCAGAAGCTTTACGAAACCATCCTGGGCAAAACCCTCGACCGCCGCAACTTCCAACGGAAAATGCTGGCCTACGGCATTCTGGAACGCCTCAACGAACGGCGGAGCGGCGGCGCCCACAAAGCACCGTATCTCTACCGCTTCGACCTGGCCAGCTACCACAAAGCCCTCGAAGAAGGCTTCAGCGGCGGCTGGTAA
- a CDS encoding SGNH/GDSL hydrolase family protein has protein sequence MRKIAALVLFVCFTSFQPAPKTWLALGDSITYLNDHLDETGKQVTKGYLSRVVEMLPQHEYINKGYNGWTAQRIAQQIDHLGLTRAEVYTVFLGTNDWWAGVPLGTLDDYQKNKGTETIYGSFRIIVDKLRALNPDAPIILLTPMQRADFVYINDPHNHAYGSYKTKADQSLESIAEAVMAIGKYEHLPVVDLYHLPALKLKKLVHFKRLKDPQTGEYHEYTYPAYTDIPFDPATDDYPYPPAAIDMTYDGLHPSDQGNAVIAKKLARVMKKAE, from the coding sequence ATGAGAAAAATTGCCGCTCTCGTTCTTTTTGTCTGCTTCACCTCCTTCCAGCCAGCTCCGAAAACGTGGCTGGCCTTAGGCGACAGCATCACCTACCTGAACGATCACCTGGACGAAACAGGAAAGCAGGTGACCAAAGGGTACCTGAGTCGGGTGGTGGAGATGCTGCCGCAGCACGAGTACATCAACAAGGGCTACAACGGCTGGACGGCCCAGCGCATTGCGCAGCAGATCGACCACCTGGGCTTGACGAGGGCCGAGGTCTACACCGTCTTTCTGGGCACGAACGACTGGTGGGCGGGGGTGCCGCTCGGGACGCTGGACGACTACCAGAAGAACAAGGGCACGGAAACGATTTACGGTTCGTTCCGCATCATTGTCGACAAGCTCCGCGCGCTGAACCCGGACGCGCCGATTATTTTGCTAACCCCGATGCAGCGCGCCGACTTTGTCTACATCAACGATCCGCACAACCATGCGTACGGCTCTTACAAAACGAAGGCGGACCAATCGCTGGAATCCATTGCCGAGGCGGTCATGGCCATCGGGAAATACGAACACCTGCCGGTCGTTGACCTCTACCACCTACCTGCCCTGAAGCTCAAAAAGTTAGTCCATTTTAAACGTCTGAAAGATCCGCAGACGGGCGAGTACCACGAGTACACGTATCCGGCATATACCGACATCCCCTTCGATCCCGCTACCGACGACTATCCGTATCCTCCCGCCGCCATCGACATGACCTACGACGGTCTACATCCCTCGGACCAGGGCAATGCCGTCATCGCCAAAAAACTGGCGCGGGTGATGAAGAAAGCGGAGTGA
- a CDS encoding glycoside hydrolase family 2 protein, with translation MLDLTFGAHPTMFRNSLQLRIFHTVSPERAGADTRMFFKYTRFLLLLVSAFSLRAQSQYELNTGWTCAPIRDVKVAGTELSQPGYALSGWMPAVVPGTVLTTLLENGKVPDPFYGMNNERIPDIYDTGRDYYTYWFAKDFTEKAGRNEEVWLHFRGINYSCDVFLNGQKVNAQTHKGMFLRQRYRITDLLAKDGKNRLAVIVHPPDPVGNAERGQGGDGTIARNVSHQYVAGWDWIQPIRDRNTGIWDKVTIEKTGAVDLKNPHVVTRVPGVRKVKGPQAPAQIQVSAELENPTGKTVTGTLQYTLDGQTIAKEVTIAANSTVAVALPELTLPNPHLWWPHGYGPQPLYTLPLSFAVDGKKVSDRDTVTVGVREIQTEWNTHTRSKQVLVNGQKVFIKGGNWIISDAMLRFTPERYDAEIRFHRDMNLNLIRIWGGALSERPEFYQACDKYGLLVIQDFWMSGDCNGRWLDPIKKDDQWTRRQYPDDHGLFLTSAADQIKLIRNHASLAMWCGGNEITPPEDILLSLRDSILPALDGTRWFIDYSNSDSMSFNSIGGNGDGPYGIQPINTFWEHRTFPFNSEVGSVGVGDYESLTRFIPEQNLIAPDFEKRTVDSVWDYHKYIGYDQYIAPYGKAKDAQDFARKAQLVNYDQYRALMEGFSSHMWDWYTGTIIWKTQNPWTALRGQMYDCYLDVNACLYGLRNGSAPLHIMYDPVQGMVMLVNNGFETKRDLMMVVKTYDLAGKETLVTQVFNEIQGSTAKNFLPIKSTVDAFRAKEGGFLSLQLLDTDQNVVSDNLYWLPDSTGQYSGLQKMKKASLSIATKADGKGKIEVTLSNPANGPVAFFNRLALVDPKTKERILPVFFDDNYVSVRPGEQKTVTLDYTSSDPVELSVEGWNVQKLYVPVR, from the coding sequence GTGCTTGACCTAACTTTTGGCGCGCATCCCACCATGTTTCGGAACAGCCTCCAGTTGCGCATCTTCCACACTGTTTCCCCGGAGAGGGCCGGGGCTGATACACGCATGTTTTTCAAGTACACACGCTTTCTTCTTCTGCTCGTCAGCGCATTTTCGCTCCGGGCACAATCCCAGTACGAACTCAACACGGGGTGGACCTGTGCCCCGATCCGGGACGTCAAGGTCGCCGGTACGGAGCTTTCCCAACCGGGGTATGCCTTATCGGGCTGGATGCCCGCCGTGGTGCCGGGGACGGTGCTGACGACCCTTCTGGAAAACGGAAAAGTGCCCGATCCGTTTTACGGAATGAACAACGAGCGGATTCCCGACATCTACGACACGGGCCGCGACTACTACACCTACTGGTTCGCGAAGGATTTTACGGAAAAGGCGGGGCGGAACGAAGAAGTGTGGCTCCATTTCCGGGGGATCAACTACAGTTGCGACGTCTTCCTGAACGGGCAAAAGGTCAATGCCCAGACGCACAAAGGGATGTTTCTGCGGCAGCGCTACCGCATCACGGACCTGCTGGCGAAAGACGGGAAGAATCGTTTGGCCGTCATTGTGCATCCGCCCGATCCGGTGGGGAATGCCGAACGGGGGCAGGGCGGCGATGGCACCATTGCGCGGAACGTGTCGCACCAGTACGTGGCGGGATGGGACTGGATTCAGCCGATCCGCGATCGCAACACGGGCATCTGGGACAAGGTGACGATTGAGAAAACCGGGGCGGTCGATCTGAAAAATCCGCACGTGGTGACGCGCGTTCCGGGTGTGCGCAAGGTGAAAGGTCCGCAGGCACCGGCCCAGATTCAGGTATCGGCCGAACTGGAAAACCCGACCGGAAAAACGGTGACGGGCACGTTGCAGTACACCCTGGACGGACAAACGATTGCGAAAGAGGTGACGATTGCAGCCAACAGCACCGTCGCAGTAGCCCTGCCGGAATTGACGCTCCCCAATCCGCACCTCTGGTGGCCGCACGGCTACGGTCCGCAGCCGCTCTACACGTTGCCGCTGTCGTTCGCGGTCGACGGCAAAAAGGTGTCGGACCGGGATACGGTCACGGTGGGGGTGCGCGAGATTCAGACGGAGTGGAATACACACACGCGCAGCAAACAGGTACTGGTGAACGGTCAGAAGGTGTTCATCAAAGGCGGCAACTGGATCATCTCCGACGCGATGCTCCGCTTTACGCCGGAACGCTACGACGCCGAAATTCGCTTTCACCGGGACATGAACCTGAATTTAATCCGCATTTGGGGCGGGGCGCTTTCCGAACGGCCCGAGTTTTACCAGGCGTGCGACAAGTACGGGTTGCTCGTGATTCAGGATTTCTGGATGTCGGGTGACTGCAACGGGCGCTGGCTCGATCCGATCAAAAAAGACGACCAGTGGACGCGGCGGCAGTATCCCGACGACCACGGGCTGTTCCTCACCTCGGCGGCCGACCAGATCAAGCTGATCCGCAACCACGCCTCGCTGGCGATGTGGTGCGGCGGCAACGAAATCACCCCGCCCGAAGACATCCTCCTGTCGCTGCGCGACTCCATTCTTCCCGCCCTGGACGGCACGCGCTGGTTCATCGATTACTCGAACTCCGACAGCATGTCGTTCAATTCGATCGGCGGGAACGGCGACGGCCCCTACGGCATCCAGCCGATCAACACCTTCTGGGAGCACCGCACCTTTCCGTTCAACTCCGAAGTGGGTTCCGTGGGCGTCGGCGACTACGAATCGCTCACCCGGTTCATTCCGGAACAAAACCTGATTGCCCCCGATTTCGAAAAACGCACGGTCGACTCGGTGTGGGACTACCACAAGTACATCGGCTACGACCAGTACATCGCGCCGTACGGCAAGGCGAAAGACGCGCAGGATTTTGCCCGGAAGGCGCAACTCGTCAACTACGACCAGTACCGCGCCCTGATGGAAGGATTCAGTTCGCACATGTGGGACTGGTACACCGGCACGATCATCTGGAAAACGCAAAACCCCTGGACGGCCCTCCGCGGCCAGATGTACGACTGTTACCTCGACGTCAACGCCTGCCTCTACGGCCTGCGCAACGGCAGCGCGCCGCTCCACATCATGTACGACCCCGTGCAGGGCATGGTGATGCTGGTGAACAACGGGTTCGAAACGAAACGCGACCTGATGATGGTCGTCAAGACCTACGACCTGGCCGGAAAGGAGACACTGGTGACGCAGGTCTTCAACGAGATTCAGGGCAGCACGGCGAAAAACTTCCTGCCGATCAAATCGACCGTCGATGCCTTCCGTGCGAAAGAGGGCGGCTTTCTGTCGTTGCAACTTTTGGATACCGATCAAAATGTGGTGAGCGACAACCTCTACTGGTTGCCCGACTCAACCGGGCAGTATTCCGGCTTACAGAAGATGAAGAAAGCGTCGCTGAGCATCGCTACGAAAGCCGACGGAAAAGGCAAAATAGAAGTAACCCTCTCGAACCCGGCCAACGGTCCGGTGGCGTTCTTCAACCGCCTAGCGCTGGTCGATCCGAAAACGAAAGAGCGCATTCTGCCCGTCTTTTTCGACGACAACTACGTCTCGGTCCGGCCCGGCGAACAGAAAACCGTAACGCTGGACTACACGTCATCCGATCCGGTCGAACTTTCCGTCGAAGGCTGGAACGTCCAGAAACTGTATGTACCGGTGCGATGA
- a CDS encoding prolyl oligopeptidase family serine peptidase, producing MPQKLRFLFLVIVWSLSPWAMAQQTHTFTEGLTIGPCHHYGREALYTDQLAYLLYRNELPTPTEGQALTPGDTLTWQAVQVDTSGAFRRGVQSNGYLYLTYEAAEAGPAILHIQGHNMVYVNGEPRAGDMYRMGWMYMPVQLKKGKNELFVRTLPYRWQSITAELRFPEKPVHLATDDPTLPSLVPGQDNRSLWGAVVVVNTTEKPLTNLSMRSRVEGKELTTELPTVPPLTTRKVGFWLDGSAVTQEGNYTGQLALLQKGKVLDEKEIPLEAPAPGRQYSATFVSDIDGSVQYYAVAPQQNSDGEAPALFLSVHGAGVEAIGQARAYRPKDWGVLVTPTNRRPRGFNWEDWGRLDALEVLDIAKKRFQPDPQRIYLTGHSMGGHGTWYLGATFPDRWAAIAPCAGYPTLRTYGSHDGQIPEAGGTPMESLLLRASNPSNTIALASNYKPLGVYVLHGDADPVVSVDYARQMRQLLGTFHPDLSYYEYPGGSHWYGDESVDWKPLFDFFKWHTIPVDSAAHDLDFMTANPAISASMHWATIQQQQQPLEYSRIQLHRDKAARTIKGTTENVAVLTLDLNDFQPGETVTIQLDSLSAVAVPIEAPDAKVHLVKGDAWTVTELPEATQKGPHRSGTFKEPFQDRMVFVYATGGSADERAWAYQKARYDAETWYFRGNGAVDLVADRDFNPKKFADRGVVLYGNSSTNKAWSKLLADCPIQVQKGKLQLGEEELTGDDLGAYFAWPRKDSPTASVAVIAGTGLRGMRATDANQYFSGGSGFPDFMIFSLDMLKEGSSGVKRAGFFGNDWTLGSGEVVK from the coding sequence ATGCCTCAAAAACTACGTTTCCTTTTTCTTGTTATCGTCTGGAGCCTTTCGCCGTGGGCGATGGCGCAACAGACTCACACGTTTACCGAAGGTTTGACCATCGGTCCCTGCCACCACTACGGCCGCGAGGCGCTCTACACCGATCAACTGGCGTATCTCCTGTACCGGAACGAGCTGCCAACTCCGACGGAAGGCCAAGCGTTAACGCCCGGCGATACGCTGACGTGGCAGGCCGTGCAGGTCGACACGAGCGGGGCATTCCGGCGCGGCGTGCAGTCCAACGGCTACCTCTACCTGACCTACGAAGCCGCCGAAGCCGGTCCGGCGATTCTGCACATCCAGGGACACAACATGGTCTACGTTAACGGCGAACCGCGTGCGGGCGATATGTACCGGATGGGCTGGATGTATATGCCCGTACAGTTGAAAAAAGGCAAAAACGAATTGTTCGTGCGTACGTTGCCGTACCGCTGGCAGAGCATCACGGCCGAGTTGCGCTTTCCGGAGAAACCGGTGCATCTGGCGACCGACGATCCCACGCTGCCTTCGCTGGTACCGGGGCAGGACAACCGTAGCCTGTGGGGCGCGGTGGTGGTCGTCAACACGACAGAGAAACCCCTGACCAACCTGTCGATGCGCAGTCGGGTCGAAGGGAAGGAGCTGACGACAGAACTCCCCACCGTGCCGCCGCTGACCACTCGCAAAGTAGGCTTCTGGCTGGACGGCAGCGCCGTGACGCAGGAGGGAAATTATACCGGGCAACTGGCCCTGTTGCAGAAAGGCAAGGTGCTGGACGAAAAAGAAATTCCGCTGGAAGCGCCCGCACCCGGCCGGCAGTACAGCGCCACGTTTGTGAGCGATATCGACGGCAGTGTGCAGTACTACGCCGTGGCGCCGCAGCAAAATTCGGACGGGGAAGCGCCTGCGTTGTTCCTGTCGGTACACGGAGCCGGGGTGGAAGCCATCGGGCAGGCGCGGGCCTACCGGCCGAAAGACTGGGGCGTGCTGGTGACGCCGACCAACCGGCGGCCGCGTGGCTTCAACTGGGAAGATTGGGGCCGCCTCGATGCGCTGGAAGTACTCGACATCGCCAAAAAACGCTTTCAACCCGATCCGCAACGGATCTACCTGACCGGCCACTCAATGGGCGGACACGGTACGTGGTACCTGGGCGCGACGTTCCCGGATCGGTGGGCGGCCATTGCGCCCTGCGCGGGCTATCCGACCCTGCGGACCTACGGCTCGCACGACGGCCAGATTCCCGAAGCGGGAGGGACGCCGATGGAATCGCTCCTGCTGCGCGCCAGCAACCCGAGCAACACAATTGCGCTAGCCTCCAACTACAAACCGCTGGGTGTCTACGTGCTGCACGGCGATGCCGACCCCGTCGTTTCGGTCGACTACGCGCGGCAGATGCGCCAACTGCTCGGTACGTTCCATCCCGATCTGAGCTACTACGAATACCCCGGCGGCTCCCACTGGTACGGCGACGAAAGCGTCGACTGGAAACCTCTATTCGACTTCTTCAAGTGGCATACGATTCCGGTCGACAGCGCCGCACACGACCTGGACTTTATGACGGCCAACCCGGCGATTTCCGCCTCGATGCACTGGGCGACCATTCAGCAGCAACAACAACCGCTGGAATACAGCCGCATCCAACTCCACCGCGACAAGGCCGCGCGCACCATCAAAGGCACTACCGAAAACGTGGCGGTGCTCACCCTCGACCTAAACGACTTTCAGCCCGGCGAAACGGTGACGATCCAACTGGACAGTCTGTCGGCCGTGGCGGTGCCCATCGAAGCGCCGGACGCAAAAGTACATCTGGTGAAAGGCGACGCCTGGACCGTCACGGAACTGCCGGAAGCGACGCAAAAAGGCCCGCACCGGAGCGGCACGTTCAAAGAGCCGTTTCAGGACCGGATGGTGTTCGTCTACGCCACCGGCGGCAGTGCCGACGAACGAGCGTGGGCTTACCAGAAGGCACGGTACGATGCCGAAACCTGGTACTTCCGGGGGAACGGAGCCGTCGATCTGGTGGCAGACCGTGACTTCAACCCGAAGAAATTTGCTGACCGGGGCGTGGTGCTCTACGGCAACAGTTCGACCAACAAAGCCTGGAGCAAGTTGCTGGCCGACTGCCCGATTCAGGTACAAAAAGGCAAACTCCAGTTGGGCGAGGAGGAATTGACGGGCGACGACCTCGGCGCGTATTTCGCCTGGCCCCGGAAAGACAGCCCAACCGCCTCCGTAGCGGTGATTGCCGGAACCGGGCTGCGCGGGATGCGGGCGACCGACGCCAACCAGTATTTCAGTGGTGGTAGCGGCTTTCCTGACTTCATGATCTTCTCGCTCGACATGCTGAAAGAAGGCAGCAGCGGCGTCAAACGCGCAGGCTTCTTCGGCAACGACTGGACTCTGGGAAGCGGGGAGGTGGTGAAATAG